From the genome of Pygocentrus nattereri isolate fPygNat1 chromosome 25, fPygNat1.pri, whole genome shotgun sequence, one region includes:
- the slc17a6b gene encoding vesicular glutamate transporter 2.1, whose protein sequence is MDTPKEAGFTPSKEGLKQFAGKTLGHMYKVLERRQKPGESIELTEDGRPAPSRERKAPLCDCTCFGLPRRYIIAIMSGLGFCISFGIRCNLGVAIVSMVNNSTIHQNGKIIIKEKAKFNWDPETVGMIHGSFFWGYIVTQIPGGYISSRLAANRVFGAAIVLTSTLNMFIPSAARVHYGCVIFVRILQGLVEGVTYPACHGIWSKWAPPLERSRLATTSFCGSYAGAVIAMPLAGILVQYTGWSSVFYVYGSVGIVWYMFWILVSYESPAEHPTITDEERCYIEESIGESAKLLGPAEKFKTPWRKFFTSMPVYAIIVANFCRSWTFYLLLISQPAYFEEVFGFEISKVGMLSALPHLVMTIIVPIGGQIADFLRSKNLMSTTNVRKIMNCGGFGMEATLLLIVGYSHSKAMAISFLVLAVGFSGFAISGFNVNHLDIAPRYASILMGISNGVGTLSGMVCPLIVGAMTKNKTREEWQYVFLIASLVHYGGVIFYGLFASGEKQPWADPELTSEEKCGFIDEDELAEETGDITQSYGALGGPAKTYGATTQMNGGWPDGWEKREEYVQEGAEEGGYGYRQGGDYS, encoded by the exons GGTGCTGGAGAGGCGTCAGAAGCCCGGGGAGAGCATCGAGCTGACCGAGGATGGTCGTCCTGCCCCGAGCAGGGAGCGGAAGGCGCCTCTGTGCGACTGCACGTGCTTCGGGCTCCCGCGCCGCTACATCATCGCCATCATGAGCGGCCTGGGCTTCTGCATCTCCTTCGGCATCCGCTGCAACCTGGGCGTGGCCATCGTCAGCATGGTCAACAACAGCACGATCCACCAGAACGGCAAGATCATCATCAAGGAG AAAGCTAAGTTTAACTGGGACCCTGAGACAGTGGGGATGATCCACGGCTCTTTTTTCTGGGGTTACATCGTCACTCAAATCCCGGGGGGCTACATATCGTCCAGACTAGCGGCCAACAG AGTTTTTGGGGCGGCCATCGTTCTGACGTCGACCCTCAACATGTTCATCCCCTCAGCTGCCCGGGTCCATTACGGCTGCGTCATCTTTGTGAGGATATTACAAGGGCTGGTGGAG GGAGTGACCTACCCAGCATGCCATGGAATCTGGAGTAAATGGGCTCCACCTCTGGAGAGGAGTCGCTTGGCCACCACTTCTTTCTGTG GCTCCTATGCTGGGGCTGTCATTGCCATGCCTCTGGCTGGAATTTTGGTGCAGTACACTGGCTGGTCCTCTGTGTTTTATGTCTATG GGAGTGTGGGCATTGTTTGGTACATGTTCTGGATCTTGGTGTCTTATGAGAGTCCAGCAGAACATCCTACCATCACTGATGAAGAACGCTGCTACATTGAGGAGAGCATAGGAGAGAGCGCCAAGCTGCTGGGCCCTGCAGAG AAATTCAAGACGCCCTGGAGAAAGTTCTTCACCTCCATGCCTGTCTATGCAATCATTGTAGCCAACTTCTGCAGGAGCTGGACCTTCTATCTGCTGCTCATCAGCCAGCCAGCATACTTCGAGGAGGTGTTTGGCTTTGAGATCAGCAAG GTTGGCATGCTGTCAGCCCTTCCTCATCTGGTGATGACCATCATTGTGCCCATTGGTGGTCAAATAGCAGATTTCCTGCGCAGTAAGAACCTCATGTCAACCACCAATGTCAGGAAGATCATGAATTGTGGAG GCTTTGGAATGGAGGCTACTTTGCTGCTAATAGTGGGATACTCTCACAGTAAAGCAATGGCCATCTCATTCTTAGTGCTAGCTGTGGGCTTCAGTGGCTTTGCAATATCAG GTTTCAATGTCAATCACTTGGACATCGCTCCACGTTATGCCAGTATTCTCATGGGCATCTCAAATGGAGTGGGAACCCTATCAGGCATGGTGTGTCCTCTGATTGTGGGTGCTATGACCAAAAACAAG ACCAGAGAAGAATGGCAGTATGTGTTCCTCATCGCCTCTCTGGTGCATTACGGTGGCGTAATCTTCTACGGCCTCTTTGCTTCGGGAGAGAAACAGCCATGGGCTGACCCAGAGCTAACCAGTGAAGAGAAGTGTGGCTTCATAGATGAAGATGAGCTGGCTGAGGAGACTGGGGACATCACCCAGAGCTACGGGGCCTTGGGCGGTCCAGCCAAGACATATGGGGCCACCACACAGATGAACGGAGGATGGCCTGATGGATGGGAGAAACGAGAAGAATATGTACAAGAGGGAGCGGAGGAGGGAGGGTACGGATACAGGCAGGGTGGGGATTACTCATAG